The following coding sequences are from one Virgibacillus necropolis window:
- a CDS encoding MarR family winged helix-turn-helix transcriptional regulator, producing the protein MNIYLLISRYQTAMNTIYRGVNSILKEKIHSDITTDQFSTLQYIRNNEKCMSTDIANAFGVGKSAVTAQINRLFDKGLIERNRDQSDRRNVYLNVTPKGLDLVNFTEKEVYAVIGDQLSHFDKEEITMFIESLEKLANVMESDKGGTH; encoded by the coding sequence ATGAATATTTATTTACTTATTAGTCGTTATCAAACTGCGATGAATACCATTTACCGCGGTGTTAATAGTATTTTGAAGGAAAAGATACATTCGGATATTACAACGGATCAATTTTCTACTCTGCAATATATTAGAAATAATGAAAAATGTATGAGTACAGATATCGCTAATGCATTTGGAGTTGGGAAGAGCGCTGTGACCGCCCAAATTAACCGGTTATTTGATAAAGGTCTCATCGAACGAAACCGGGATCAATCAGATCGAAGAAATGTTTACTTAAACGTCACACCCAAAGGTTTGGATCTAGTCAATTTTACCGAAAAAGAAGTTTATGCAGTAATCGGGGACCAGCTTTCCCATTTTGATAAAGAAGAAATTACAATGTTTATCGAATCACTTGAAAAATTAGCAAACGTAATGGAAAGTGACAAAGGGGGAACACATTAA